The following coding sequences lie in one Myxococcus xanthus genomic window:
- a CDS encoding fused MFS/spermidine synthase: protein MRPTSSLTWLSFITGATVMASEMAASRLMAPYFGSSTPVWAALISLVLGGLALGAHLGGRVADRSGRLTLLLSALCLSALALAMLPFLARVLLPGATAAVLGGRPIEGLGRVALLMVVAMPPLLVLGAVGPYVLRVGLAGVESAGAHAGRLSSASTVGSITGTLLAAFVVLPLLGTARTMALFAAVLGLTASWRLGWRWRLPAVGVPMVALALGAHALPRAPKAVDVAESPYAFIQVVKDEHGTRSLVFDEGYAVQSVHRPGLPVRGEVFGHYLLVPAMAQAAPRAPRVLVLGLGAGTSARGLRETYPGVEVVGVELDAEVVRLGRAHFDLPSEVEVHVGDARAFLASDTRQYDVILVDAFRFPYVPFHLTTREFAAAVAARLNPGGVACFNVGRYAQERAVVEAVGATLATVFPEVRAADARNHSNTLLFAGAPGLAERLAERTASLPASLRPLAERVAGELKPVPAGEPLTDDKAPVEWLTDAILLRALSSGEKLQ from the coding sequence ATGCGACCCACGTCTTCGCTGACATGGCTGTCCTTCATTACCGGCGCGACCGTCATGGCGTCGGAGATGGCGGCGTCACGCCTGATGGCGCCCTACTTCGGCAGCAGCACGCCCGTCTGGGCCGCGCTCATCTCCCTGGTCCTGGGTGGGCTCGCGTTGGGCGCGCATCTGGGAGGCCGCGTGGCGGACCGCTCGGGTCGCCTGACACTGCTACTGAGCGCGCTCTGCCTCTCCGCGCTCGCCCTGGCCATGTTGCCCTTCCTCGCGCGCGTGCTGCTGCCCGGCGCCACGGCCGCGGTGCTGGGGGGACGCCCCATCGAGGGGCTGGGCCGCGTGGCATTGCTGATGGTGGTGGCAATGCCGCCCCTGCTGGTGCTGGGCGCGGTGGGGCCGTACGTGCTGCGCGTGGGGCTGGCGGGAGTGGAGTCAGCGGGCGCGCACGCCGGACGGCTGTCCTCCGCATCCACGGTGGGCAGCATCACCGGAACGCTGCTGGCTGCCTTCGTCGTACTGCCGCTGCTGGGCACCGCGCGCACCATGGCGCTCTTCGCGGCGGTGCTGGGGCTCACGGCATCCTGGCGCCTGGGATGGCGGTGGCGGCTGCCCGCCGTGGGCGTGCCCATGGTGGCGCTGGCCCTGGGCGCCCACGCCCTGCCCCGCGCCCCCAAGGCCGTGGACGTGGCCGAGTCCCCCTATGCCTTCATCCAGGTGGTGAAGGACGAACACGGCACCCGCTCACTCGTCTTCGATGAGGGCTACGCGGTGCAGAGCGTCCACCGGCCTGGCCTGCCTGTGCGCGGAGAAGTCTTCGGGCACTACCTGCTGGTCCCCGCCATGGCCCAGGCAGCGCCACGAGCGCCCCGGGTGCTGGTCCTGGGCCTGGGCGCGGGCACGAGCGCCAGGGGCCTGCGGGAGACGTACCCCGGCGTGGAGGTGGTGGGCGTGGAGCTGGACGCGGAGGTGGTGCGGCTGGGCCGTGCGCACTTCGACCTGCCCTCCGAGGTGGAAGTCCACGTCGGAGACGCGCGCGCCTTCCTCGCAAGCGACACCCGCCAGTACGACGTCATCCTGGTCGACGCGTTCCGCTTCCCCTACGTCCCCTTCCACCTGACGACGCGCGAGTTCGCCGCCGCCGTGGCCGCGCGCCTGAATCCCGGTGGCGTGGCCTGCTTCAACGTGGGGCGCTACGCGCAGGAGCGCGCGGTGGTGGAGGCCGTGGGCGCCACGCTGGCCACCGTCTTCCCGGAGGTCCGGGCCGCCGACGCGCGCAACCACAGCAACACGCTGCTCTTCGCCGGGGCCCCCGGGCTCGCAGAGCGGCTCGCGGAACGCACGGCGTCGCTCCCCGCATCGCTGCGCCCGCTGGCGGAGCGCGTGGCCGGAGAGCTGAAGCCGGTGCCCGCAGGCGAGCCACTGACGGACGACAAGGCCCCGGTGGAGTGGCTCACAGACGCCATCCTCCTGCGGGCCCTCTCGAGTGGGGAGAAGCTCCAATGA
- a CDS encoding cupin domain-containing protein encodes MDVKHLSSFQDFSPEKLLKHNVFQSGRFFLDVYCLQPGQAQKPHRHATSDKVYVVLDGRCRFRVGAEEEVHGPGAAIFAPAGAEHGVANDGPDAARLLVLMSPPPEHA; translated from the coding sequence ATGGATGTGAAGCACCTGTCGTCCTTCCAGGACTTCTCACCGGAGAAGCTCCTGAAGCACAATGTCTTCCAGTCCGGCCGTTTCTTCCTGGACGTGTACTGCCTCCAGCCGGGACAGGCCCAGAAGCCCCACCGCCATGCCACGTCGGACAAGGTGTATGTCGTCCTCGACGGGCGCTGCCGCTTTCGCGTGGGCGCCGAAGAGGAAGTCCACGGCCCTGGCGCCGCCATTTTCGCCCCCGCGGGCGCCGAACACGGCGTCGCCAACGACGGCCCCGATGCCGCCCGCCTCCTCGTCCTGATGTCCCCGCCCCCGGAGCATGCATGA
- a CDS encoding thioredoxin domain-containing protein: MSSTSSPSPTPVATRGALALLVLGLAESGLSIFQWMQLLTLRGGGSTVCGVSDTVNCETVWNSAFASRVHDLVGLPVAALGLVWGLVAVGLSALFLAWARSGRPVRPAANGLRLVAAAGLVSVVVFAVASAQSGALCPTCLATYALVVAFAGVAWKGLPGPLLPGAGEWGATLKWTAGVTAAVFLATLLPGRATPKASDASGAALLPPAPQVASTQTPGVTPQTPPPPPASLEEFLRSLPPQHQQFMADALAAYRSGTPQPAASPARHRYGPVDAPVKIVEWTDSKCPHCKMLVEELSALKKRVPEGKMSLEARQFPLDGACNPAIPRRGPDAPSVRCVAARAQICLEGAPDYWELREKMFAAQAVLDTERAVEIASSGSVPRSQLEVCMNSPATAAKIQEDSRYAMRHHIQGTPLVLVNGRETAPSAPFLYALVMAEGNPSAPGFDVLPPPRPRPVGGHGHGHDDHAGHNH, encoded by the coding sequence ATGAGCTCGACGTCTTCCCCTTCGCCCACCCCCGTGGCGACTCGTGGCGCGCTGGCGCTGCTGGTCCTGGGCCTCGCGGAGAGTGGCCTGTCCATCTTCCAGTGGATGCAGTTGCTCACCCTACGCGGTGGTGGCTCCACCGTGTGCGGCGTCTCCGACACGGTGAACTGCGAGACGGTATGGAACTCCGCCTTCGCCAGCCGCGTGCATGACCTGGTGGGCCTGCCCGTGGCGGCCCTGGGCCTCGTGTGGGGGCTGGTCGCGGTGGGCCTGTCCGCGCTGTTCCTGGCGTGGGCTCGCTCGGGCCGTCCGGTGCGTCCGGCGGCCAACGGGCTGCGGCTGGTGGCCGCCGCGGGCCTGGTGTCCGTGGTGGTCTTCGCCGTGGCCAGCGCGCAGTCGGGCGCGCTGTGCCCCACGTGTCTGGCGACCTATGCGCTGGTGGTGGCCTTCGCGGGTGTGGCCTGGAAGGGCCTGCCCGGACCGCTGCTGCCCGGCGCGGGCGAGTGGGGCGCCACGCTGAAGTGGACGGCGGGTGTCACTGCCGCGGTCTTCCTGGCGACGCTGCTGCCCGGCCGGGCCACGCCCAAGGCGTCGGATGCGTCCGGTGCCGCGCTGCTGCCGCCCGCGCCGCAGGTGGCCAGCACGCAGACGCCGGGCGTGACGCCGCAGACGCCGCCGCCTCCGCCCGCGTCGCTGGAGGAGTTCCTGCGTTCGCTGCCGCCGCAGCACCAGCAGTTCATGGCGGACGCGCTGGCCGCGTACCGCAGCGGGACGCCGCAGCCCGCCGCGTCGCCCGCGCGCCACCGCTACGGACCGGTGGATGCGCCGGTGAAGATTGTCGAGTGGACGGACAGCAAGTGCCCCCACTGCAAGATGCTGGTGGAGGAGCTGTCCGCGCTGAAGAAGCGGGTTCCCGAAGGGAAGATGTCGCTGGAGGCTCGCCAGTTCCCGCTGGATGGTGCGTGCAACCCGGCGATTCCGCGCCGGGGCCCGGATGCGCCCAGCGTGCGCTGCGTGGCGGCGCGTGCGCAGATCTGCCTGGAGGGCGCACCGGACTACTGGGAGCTGCGGGAGAAGATGTTCGCCGCGCAGGCCGTGCTGGACACGGAGCGGGCGGTGGAGATTGCGTCGTCGGGCTCGGTGCCGCGCTCGCAGTTGGAGGTGTGCATGAACAGCCCGGCCACGGCGGCGAAGATTCAGGAGGACTCCCGCTACGCCATGCGCCACCACATCCAGGGTACGCCGCTGGTGCTGGTGAACGGCCGCGAGACGGCGCCCTCCGCGCCGTTCCTCTACGCGCTGGTGATGGCGGAGGGGAATCCGAGCGCCCCTGGCTTCGACGTGCTGCCTCCGCCGCGCCCGCGCCCGGTCGGTGGTCATGGCCACGGCCACGACGACCACGCGGGCCACAACCACTGA
- the ygfZ gene encoding CAF17-like 4Fe-4S cluster assembly/insertion protein YgfZ: MEPLSLHFLHEKAGARFGAVGGRETVAGYGDSEGEYRAAKASVALHDASYRETLRITGEDRASYLHGMVTQEVNNLPVGTAAYAAMVTVKGAMVADARILKREPDLLLDLEPGTGAKVREFLDKYLISEDAELHEATGELALLRLLGPRTEDVLSAALGSPHAPLSHHAARTATLAGQEVWLLGSTAIEPHGVDVWVPRAGLEDAWRALSEAGAAHGLKPLGFEALELLRVEAGVPRYGQDMVDTTIPLEANLANAISYNKGCYIGQEVIARATFRGHMNRKLTGLLLGDADVAPGTELRRGEKKVGWLTSVVQSPVAGQRVALGYVHRDSLEPGTELTLAAGPATVKVASLPFSA; the protein is encoded by the coding sequence ATGGAACCGCTGTCTCTGCATTTTCTTCACGAGAAGGCGGGCGCCCGCTTTGGCGCTGTGGGCGGCCGGGAAACCGTGGCCGGGTATGGAGACTCGGAGGGAGAGTACCGGGCGGCGAAGGCGTCCGTGGCCCTCCATGATGCCTCCTACCGCGAAACCCTCCGAATCACTGGAGAAGACCGGGCCTCTTACCTACACGGGATGGTCACCCAGGAGGTGAACAACCTGCCAGTGGGCACCGCGGCCTATGCCGCGATGGTTACCGTCAAGGGGGCCATGGTGGCGGATGCCCGCATCCTCAAGCGGGAGCCAGACCTCCTCCTGGACTTGGAGCCCGGCACCGGCGCCAAGGTGCGGGAGTTCCTGGATAAATACCTCATTTCCGAGGACGCCGAGCTGCACGAGGCCACGGGGGAGCTGGCCCTGCTCCGGCTGCTCGGGCCTCGGACGGAGGACGTCCTGTCGGCCGCCCTGGGCAGCCCCCATGCGCCGCTGTCGCACCATGCCGCCCGCACGGCCACGCTGGCCGGCCAGGAGGTGTGGCTGCTGGGGAGCACCGCCATCGAGCCCCATGGGGTCGACGTGTGGGTGCCGCGCGCCGGCCTGGAGGACGCCTGGCGGGCCCTGTCCGAGGCTGGCGCCGCCCACGGCCTGAAGCCCCTGGGCTTCGAGGCCCTGGAGCTGCTCCGAGTGGAGGCCGGCGTCCCCCGGTACGGCCAGGACATGGTGGACACCACCATTCCGCTGGAAGCCAACCTGGCGAACGCCATCTCCTACAACAAGGGTTGCTACATCGGGCAGGAGGTCATCGCCCGAGCCACCTTCCGCGGCCACATGAACCGCAAGCTGACGGGGCTGCTGCTGGGCGACGCGGACGTGGCCCCCGGCACCGAGCTGCGGCGCGGGGAGAAGAAGGTGGGCTGGCTGACCAGCGTGGTGCAGTCGCCTGTCGCGGGGCAGCGGGTGGCCCTGGGCTACGTGCACCGGGACTCGCTGGAGCCGGGCACCGAGCTGACGCTGGCGGCGGGCCCCGCCACGGTGAAGGTGGCGTCCCTCCCCTTCTCCGCGTGA
- a CDS encoding translation initiation factor: MGKRDKKGEPPAAPAAPFNNPFAALVAQREALPQAPAAPVAQAPVKAEPKGPARAVVRMERKGRGGKEVTVVEHLELPAAQREVWLKALKNSLGCGGVVEDDTLVLQGDQRERLPALLEARGVRKVTVG, translated from the coding sequence ATGGGCAAGCGCGACAAGAAGGGTGAGCCGCCGGCGGCACCGGCGGCTCCGTTCAACAATCCGTTCGCCGCGCTCGTGGCGCAGCGGGAGGCCTTGCCCCAGGCTCCCGCCGCGCCCGTGGCTCAGGCGCCTGTGAAGGCCGAGCCCAAGGGCCCCGCGCGCGCGGTGGTTCGCATGGAGCGCAAGGGCCGTGGCGGCAAGGAAGTCACGGTGGTGGAGCACCTGGAGCTGCCCGCGGCGCAGCGCGAGGTGTGGCTCAAGGCGCTGAAGAATTCGCTCGGCTGCGGCGGCGTGGTGGAGGACGACACGCTGGTGCTCCAGGGCGACCAGCGTGAACGGCTGCCCGCGCTGCTCGAGGCGCGGGGCGTGCGGAAGGTCACGGTCGGCTGA